From the Hornefia porci genome, the window GCGATGTTGATCAGCGCTTCATATTTTCGGTTATCCATGGCGCTCCCTCCGATATTAGAATCTGTAATTTCAAATATAAGAAAAAAACATTTTACTTATTATATGTGATATATTATCATAAGTCAAGGAAGAGAGGTAAGGTCTTCCATATAATGCCTTAAACGAATAATAATTACACTGGAAAGACGTCACAGAGCGATCCCCAATTCGCAACGTGACGGTTTTCTTTTTTTGACCAATGCGGCGGCCTGACGCAATCGCTTTGTTCATGAATAAAAACTGCCGCAGCATTTGATGCGGCAAGCCTGAATGGCATACAGGAAGCCCGCTCTGTATGAAGAACGTGGCTCCCTGTATAATAGAGTTGTTATTTTACCGCACGGTGTTTCTCCTGAAAGAATTCCGGCGTTACCTGACAGTGACAGTGACTCTGACGTAAACTCCGTTCTGGCGCATAAGCGTAGACCGAGCAGGAGCCGGCTTTCACAGCTCTGATCTTCCCGGAGGAGCTTACTGTTGCGACCGACGGGTCAGAGGATTCGTACACCACTCCGCGATGCTTCCGGAATTTCAGTTTTT encodes:
- a CDS encoding Ig-like domain-containing protein, encoding MYVVAKDSRGRILSKSLTVHVTTDGGKYTNPGKLSLPERLRNQKKTEVHEARTDLQGQHEADTSVEKLKFRKHRGVVYESSDPSVATVSSSGKIRAVKAGSCSVYAYAPERSLRQSHCHCQVTPEFFQEKHRAVK